The Lysobacter gummosus genome includes a region encoding these proteins:
- the rpsP gene encoding 30S ribosomal protein S16 — MVKIRLTRGGAKKRPFYHIIVTDSRSARDGRNIERVGFYNPVAAGAEKRVELDLERVKHWVGQGAQLTDKVADLYKQAVKAAPAA; from the coding sequence ATGGTCAAGATTCGACTGACCCGCGGCGGCGCCAAGAAGCGTCCGTTCTACCACATCATCGTCACCGACAGCCGCAGCGCCCGCGACGGCCGCAACATCGAGCGCGTCGGTTTCTACAACCCGGTCGCCGCCGGCGCCGAGAAGCGCGTCGAGCTCGACCTCGAGCGCGTCAAGCACTGGGTCGGCCAGGGCGCTCAGCTGACCGACAAGGTCGCCGATCTGTACAAGCAGGCCGTCAAGGCCGCTCCGGCCGCCTGA
- the trmD gene encoding tRNA (guanosine(37)-N1)-methyltransferase TrmD — translation MRIDLISLFPEFVAQCAAFGVVGRAGERGLLSLHGWNPRDYAEGNYRRVDERPFGGGPGMVMLIEPLRAAIRAARAADPTPARVIYMSPQGARLDQAKVRELAGHERLILLCGRYEGVDERLIQAEVDEEISIGDYVLSGGELAAAVIVDAVARLQEGALGDAESAVQDSFEDGLLDCPHYTRPVEHELGSVPAVLMSGNHAHIAKWRRQQSLGRTWQRRPDLLNEAALSKADRKLLDAYRAELAASQAGEGDQAASETVSSADPASRSGKTPG, via the coding sequence ATGCGTATCGACCTCATCAGCCTGTTCCCCGAATTCGTCGCGCAATGCGCGGCGTTCGGCGTGGTCGGGCGCGCGGGCGAGCGCGGGCTGCTGTCGTTGCACGGCTGGAATCCGCGCGATTACGCCGAAGGCAATTACCGCCGCGTCGATGAGCGTCCGTTCGGCGGCGGCCCCGGCATGGTCATGCTGATCGAACCGCTGCGCGCGGCGATCCGCGCCGCGCGCGCGGCCGATCCGACGCCGGCGCGGGTGATCTACATGAGCCCGCAAGGCGCGCGGCTGGATCAGGCCAAGGTCCGCGAACTGGCGGGCCACGAACGTCTGATCCTGCTGTGCGGCCGTTACGAAGGCGTCGATGAGCGGCTGATCCAGGCCGAGGTCGATGAGGAAATTTCGATCGGCGATTACGTGCTGTCCGGCGGCGAACTGGCCGCGGCGGTGATCGTGGACGCGGTGGCGCGGCTGCAGGAAGGCGCGCTCGGCGACGCCGAATCGGCGGTGCAGGACAGTTTCGAGGACGGCTTGCTGGACTGCCCGCACTACACCCGTCCGGTCGAACACGAACTGGGTTCGGTGCCGGCGGTGCTGATGTCGGGCAACCACGCCCACATCGCCAAGTGGCGCCGGCAGCAGTCGCTGGGGCGGACCTGGCAGCGCCGGCCGGACCTGCTGAATGAGGCCGCCCTGTCCAAGGCCGACCGCAAATTGCTGGACGCCTACCGGGCCGAACTGGCCGCCAGCCAGGCCGGGGAGGGCGATCAGGCCGCCTCGGAAACCGTTTCCAGCGCCGATCCGGCCTCCAGATCGGGCAAAACCCCCGGGTAA
- the rimM gene encoding ribosome maturation factor RimM (Essential for efficient processing of 16S rRNA), translating to MSDNSRRILLGRVLGAFGIRGEAKLESWTEPRAAIFRYQPWIVRDPQGRERELSGVRGRQSGKFLIATFPDVADRDTVEAMRGTEIYVPRAVLPPPKDGEYYWVDLEGLRVATTEGVCLGTVSHLFATGANDVLVARDDERERMIPFVIPQYVRSVDFEANLVTVDWDPDF from the coding sequence ATGAGCGATAATTCGCGCCGCATCCTGCTGGGCAGGGTGCTTGGCGCCTTCGGTATTCGTGGCGAAGCCAAGCTCGAGTCGTGGACCGAGCCGCGCGCGGCGATTTTCCGCTACCAGCCCTGGATCGTGCGCGACCCTCAGGGCCGCGAGCGCGAGCTGTCGGGCGTGCGCGGCCGCCAGAGCGGCAAGTTCCTGATCGCCACTTTCCCCGATGTCGCCGACCGCGACACCGTCGAAGCCATGCGCGGCACCGAAATCTACGTCCCGCGCGCGGTGCTGCCGCCGCCCAAGGACGGTGAGTACTACTGGGTCGATCTGGAAGGCCTGCGCGTGGCCACCACCGAAGGCGTTTGCCTCGGCACCGTCTCGCACCTGTTCGCCACCGGCGCCAACGACGTGCTGGTCGCCCGCGACGACGAGCGCGAGCGCATGATTCCGTTCGTGATTCCGCAGTACGTGCGGTCGGTCGATTTCGAGGCCAACCTCGTGACGGTCGATTGGGATCCGGATTTTTGA
- the rplS gene encoding 50S ribosomal protein L19 — MNKPSIHTLLQNFEAEQITRKLPDFGPGDTVVVNVKVKEGNRERVQAYEGVVIAIKNGGLNSSFTVRKISHGFGVERVFQTHSAIIDSVDVKRRGKVRSGKLYYLRGLEGKKARIKEDLAAYARAKSAAAAAAE; from the coding sequence ATGAACAAGCCCTCTATCCACACCCTGCTGCAGAATTTCGAAGCCGAGCAGATCACCCGCAAGCTTCCCGACTTCGGCCCCGGCGACACCGTCGTGGTCAACGTCAAGGTCAAGGAAGGCAACCGTGAGCGCGTCCAGGCCTATGAAGGCGTGGTCATCGCGATCAAGAACGGCGGCCTGAACTCTTCGTTCACCGTGCGCAAGATCTCGCACGGCTTCGGCGTCGAGCGCGTCTTCCAGACCCACAGCGCGATCATCGACTCGGTCGACGTCAAGCGCCGCGGTAAGGTCCGCTCCGGCAAGCTGTACTACCTGCGCGGCCTGGAAGGCAAGAAGGCGCGCATCAAGGAAGACCTGGCCGCTTACGCGCGCGCAAAGAGCGCCGCCGCCGCCGCCGCCGAGTAA
- the ffh gene encoding signal recognition particle protein, which translates to MFESLTQRLSGTIERLRGRGRLTEENIRESMREVRIALLEADVALPVVQALIERIKVRAVGQEVLKSLTPGQALIKVVRDELTTVMGSQAADLNLNVPAPAVILLAGLQGAGKTTTVGKLAKHLKERRKKKVMVVSADVYRPAAIEQLKQLAQQVDVLFFASDASQKPVDIVRAAIADAKKSYVDVLLVDTAGRLAIDEAMMAEIKALHAAVTPVETLFVVDSMTGQDAATTAKAFSEALPLTGVVLTKTDGDARGGAALSVRYVTGRPIKFIGVGEKPDGLDVFHPDRVASRILDMGDVLSLVEQVEQQVDKDKAQKLAEKVAKGKKFDLNDMKDQLEQMQNMGGLHGLMDKLPGMGQIPESVKNQVTGKEVPRMVAIINSMTKKERRNPGLLNGSRRARIAKGSGLTPADVNKLMKQYQQMEKMMSKLSGGGMKGLMRGMKGMMGGRGGMPFR; encoded by the coding sequence ATGTTCGAATCACTGACCCAACGCCTCTCCGGCACCATCGAGCGCCTGCGCGGCCGCGGCCGTCTGACCGAGGAAAACATCCGCGAGTCGATGCGCGAAGTGCGCATCGCCCTGCTCGAAGCCGACGTCGCGCTGCCGGTGGTGCAGGCGCTGATCGAGCGCATCAAGGTGCGCGCGGTCGGCCAGGAAGTGCTCAAGTCGCTGACCCCGGGTCAGGCCCTGATCAAGGTCGTGCGCGACGAGCTGACCACGGTCATGGGCTCGCAGGCCGCCGACCTGAACCTCAACGTGCCGGCGCCGGCGGTGATCCTGCTCGCCGGCCTGCAGGGCGCGGGCAAGACCACCACGGTCGGCAAGCTGGCCAAGCACCTGAAGGAGCGGCGCAAGAAGAAGGTGATGGTGGTCTCGGCCGACGTTTACCGTCCGGCCGCGATCGAGCAGCTCAAGCAGCTCGCGCAGCAGGTCGATGTGCTGTTCTTCGCCTCCGACGCCTCGCAAAAGCCGGTGGACATCGTCCGCGCCGCGATCGCCGACGCGAAGAAGTCCTACGTCGATGTGCTGCTGGTCGATACCGCCGGCCGCCTGGCCATCGACGAAGCGATGATGGCCGAGATCAAGGCGCTGCATGCCGCGGTCACGCCGGTGGAAACCTTGTTCGTGGTCGATTCGATGACCGGCCAGGACGCGGCGACCACCGCCAAGGCCTTCAGCGAAGCGCTGCCGCTGACCGGCGTGGTGCTGACCAAGACCGACGGCGACGCCCGCGGCGGCGCCGCCTTGTCGGTGCGTTACGTCACCGGCCGTCCGATCAAGTTCATCGGCGTCGGCGAAAAGCCCGACGGCCTGGACGTGTTCCATCCCGACCGCGTCGCCAGCCGCATCCTCGACATGGGCGATGTGTTGTCGCTGGTCGAGCAGGTCGAGCAGCAGGTCGACAAGGACAAGGCGCAGAAACTCGCCGAGAAGGTCGCCAAGGGCAAGAAGTTCGACCTCAACGACATGAAGGACCAGCTCGAACAGATGCAGAACATGGGCGGCTTGCACGGCCTCATGGACAAGCTGCCGGGCATGGGCCAGATCCCCGAGTCGGTGAAGAACCAGGTCACCGGCAAGGAAGTGCCGCGCATGGTCGCGATCATCAACTCGATGACCAAGAAAGAGCGTCGCAACCCGGGCCTGCTCAACGGCTCGCGCCGCGCGCGCATCGCCAAGGGTTCGGGCCTGACCCCGGCCGACGTCAACAAGCTGATGAAGCAGTATCAGCAGATGGAGAAGATGATGAGCAAGCTCTCCGGCGGCGGCATGAAGGGCTTGATGCGCGGCATGAAGGGCATGATGGGCGGACGCGGCGGCATGCCGTTCCGTTGA